A window of the Microtus pennsylvanicus isolate mMicPen1 chromosome 4, mMicPen1.hap1, whole genome shotgun sequence genome harbors these coding sequences:
- the Apc gene encoding adenomatous polyposis coli protein isoform X9, translating into MYASSRSGPVAALPASVPPVTLGARSSGGGRDRVPREGRRPGGVRACGRGTSVWQEVLKQLQGSIEDETMTSSGQIDLLERLKEFNLDSNFPGVKLRSKMSLRSYGSREGSVSSRSGECSPVPMGSFPRRAFVNGSRESTGYLEELEKERSLLLADLDKEEKEKDWYYAQLQNLTKRIDSLPLTENFSLQTDMTRRQLEYEARQIRAAMEEQLGTCQDMEKRAQRRIARIQQIEKDILRVRQLLQSQAAEAERSSQNKHESASHEVERQHDGQGMAENNMATSSTSQSPATRMDHETASVLSSSSTHSAPRRLTSHLGTKIRAYCETCWEWQEAHEQGMDQDKNPMPAPVEHQICPAVCVLMKLSFDEEHRHAMNELGGLQAIAELLQVDCEMYGLTNDHYSITLRRYAGMALTNLTFGDVANKATLCSMKGCMRALVAQLKSESEDLQQVIASVLRNLSWRADVNSKKTLREVGSVKALMECALEVKKESTLKSVLSALWNLSAHCTENKADICAVDGALAFLVGTLTYRSQTNTLAIIESGGGILRNVSSLIATNEDHRQILRENNCLQTLLQHLKSHSLTIVSNACGTLWNLSARNPKDQEALWDMGAVSMLKNLIHSKHKMIAMGSAAALRNLMANRPAKYKDANIMSPGSSLPSLHVRKQKALEAELDAQHLSETFDNIDNLSPKASHRSKQRHKPNLYGDYVFDTNRHDDNRADNFNTGNMTVLSPYLNTTVLPSSSSSRGSLDSSRSEKDRSLERERGIGLSTYHSTTENPGTSSKRGLQISSTAAQIAKVMEEVSAIHTSQEDRSSGSTTEFHCVTDERNAARRSSASHTHSNTYNFTKSENSNRTCSMPYAKVEYKRSSNDSLNSVNSSDGYGKRGQMKPSVESYSEDDESKFCSYGQYPADLAHKIHSANHMDDNDGELDTPINYSLKYSDEQLNSGRQSPSQNERWARPKHVIEDEIKQNEQRQPRSQNSSYPVYPENTDDKHLKFQPHFGQQECVSPYRSRGTSGSETNRMGSSHAINQNVNQSLCQEDDYEDDKPTNYSERYSEEEQHEEEERPTNYSIKYNEEKHHVDQPIDYSLKYATDISSSQKPSFPFSKNSSAQSTKTEHLSPSSENTSTPSSNAKRQNQLHPSSAQRNGQAQKGNTCKVPSINQETMQTYCVEDTPICFSRCSSLSSLSSAEDEIGCDPTTQQADSANTLQIAEIKEDDGTPSAEDPASEVPAVSQNARTKPSRLQASGLSSESARHKAVEFSSGAKSPSKSGAQTPKSPPEHYVQETPLVFSRCTSVSSLDSFESRSIASSVQSEPCSGMVSGIISPSDLPDSPGQTMPPSRSKTPPPPPQTVQTKREVPKTKAPAAEKRESGPKQTAVNAAVQRIQVLPDADTLLHFATESTPDGFSCSSSLSALSLDEPFIQKDVELRIMPPVQENDNGNETEPEQPEESNENQEKEVENPDSEKDLLDDSDDDDIEILEECIISAMPTKSSRKAKKLAQTASKLPPPVARKPSQLPVYKLLPSQNRLQTQKHVSFTPGDDMPRVYCVEGTPINFSTATSLSDLTIESPPNELAAGDGIRAGTQSGEFEKRDTIPTEGRCSDEAQRGNISSVIKPDLDDTKAEEGDILAECINSAMPKGKSHKPFRVKKIMDQVQQASVTSSGTNKNQLDTKKKKPTSPVKPMPQNTEYRTQMRKNTDSKVNVNAEETFSDSKDSKKQSLKNTPKDFSEKLPNNEDRVRGSFAFDSPHPYTPIEGTPYCFSRNDSLSSLDFDDDDVDLSREKAELRKGKENKDSEAKGICHTEPASSQQSASKSQANTKHSVNRGQSKPGLQKQPTFPQASKDLPDRGAATDEKLQNFAIENTPVCFSRNSSLSSLSDIDQENNNNKENEPIKEAEPTNAQGEPSKPQASGYAPKSFHVEDTPVCFSRNSSLSSLSIDSEDDLLQECISSAMPKKKRPSRLKGDSGKQSPRNMGGILAEDLTLDLKDIQRPDSEHGLSPDSENFDWKAIQEGANSIVSSLHQAAAAACLSRQASSDSDSILSLKSGISLGSPFHLTPDQEEKPFTSNKGPRILKPGEKSTLEAKKIESENKGIKGGKKVYKSLITGKIRSNSEISSQMKQPLPTSMPSISRGRTMIHIPGVRNSSSSTSPVSKKGPPLKTPATKSPGEAPAATTSPRGTKPSVKSELSPITRQTSQISGSNKGPSRSGSRDSTPSRPTQQPLSRPLQSPGRNSISPGRNGISPPNKLSQLPRTSSPSTASTKSSGSGKMSYTSPGRQMSQQNLTKQAGLPKNASSIPRSESASKGLNQMSNGNGSNKKVELSRMSSTKSSGSESDRSERPALVRQSTFIKEAPSPTLRRKLEESASFESLSPSSRPDSPTRSQAQTPVLSPSLPDMSLSTHPSVQAGGWRKLPPNLSPTIEYSDGRPGKRHDITRSHSESPSRLPINRAGTWKREHSKHSSSLPRVSTWRRTGSSSSILSASSESSEKAKSEDEKHVNSVPGPRQAKENQVPTKGTWRKIKESEISPTNMVSQTASSGAAHGAESKTLIYQMAPAVSKTEDVWVRIEDCPINNPRSGRSPTGNTPPVIDSVSEKGNPSIKDAKDSQGKQSVSSGSPVLTAGLENRLNSFIQVDAPEQKGTEAKPGQSSSVPAAEPSETCVVERTPFSSSSSSKHSSPSGTVAARVSPFNYNPSPRKSSADGTSARPSQIPTPVSNNTKKRDSKTDSTESSGAQSPKRHSGSYLVTSV; encoded by the exons TATGCTCAACTTCAGAACCTCACGAAAAGAATAGATAGTCTGCCTTTAACTGAAAAC TTTTCCCTACAAACAGATATGACAAGAAGGCAACTGGAATATGAAGCAAGGCAGATCAGGGCTGCAATGGAGGAGCAGCTTGGCACCTGCCAGGACATGGAGAAGCGAGCACAG cGAAGAATAGCCAGAATTCAGCAAATAGAAAAGGACATACTTCGTGTACGACAGCTTTTACAGTCCCAAGCAGCTGAAGCAGAG AGGTCTTCTCAGAACAAGCATGAATCTGCCTCCCATGAAGTTGAACGGCAGCATGACGGTCAAGGAATGGCAGAAAACAACATGGCAACTTCTAGTACCAGCCAG AGTCCAGCTACACGAATGGATCATGAGACAGCCAGTGTTCTGAGTTCTAGCAGCACACACTCTGCTCCTCGAAGGCTGACGAGTCATCTGGGGACCAAG ATACGAGCTTACTGTGAAACCTGTTGGGAGTGGCAGGAAGCCCATGAACAAGGCATGGACCAGGACAAAAATCCAA tgcCAGCTCCTGTTGAACATCAAatctgtcctgctgtgtgtgttctcatgAAGCTTTCATTTGATGAAGAACATAGACATGCAATGAATGAACTTG GGGGACTGCAGGCCATTGCAGAGTTGTTACAGGTGGACTGTGAGATGTATGGGCTTACTAATGACCACTACAGTATTACTTTAAGACGGTATGCTGGAATGGCTTTGACAAACTTGACCTTTGGAGATGTTGCCAACAAG GCTACGCTGTGTTCTATGAAAGGCTGCATGAGAGCACTCGTGGCCCAGCTGAAATCTGAAAGTGAAGACTTACAGCAG GTTATTGCAAGTGTTTTGAGGAATTTGTCTTGGCGAGCAGATGTAAATAGTAAAAAGACATTGCGAGAAGTTGGAAGTGTGAAAGCATTGATGGAATGTGCTTTGGAAGTTAAAAAG GAATCAACCCTCAAAAGTGTCTTGAGTGCCTTATGGAATCTGTCCGCACACTGCACTGAGAATAAAGCTGACATCTGTGCCGTGGACGGAGCACTTGCATTTTTGGTTGGCACTCTCACTTACCGAAGCCAGACAAATACGTTAGCCATCATTGAAAGTGGAGGTGGGATATTACGAAATGTGTCCAGCTTGATAGCTACAAATGAAGACCACAG GCAAATCCTAAGAGAGAACAATTGCCTACAGACTTTATTACAGCACTTGAAATCTCACAGCTTGACAATAGTCAGTAATGCTTGTGGAACTCTGTGGAATCTCTCAGCAAGAAATCCTAAAGACCAGGAAGCTTTATGGGACATGGGGGCAGTGAGCATGCTCAAGAACCTCATTCATTCAAAGCACAAAATGATTGCTATGGGAAGTGCTGCAGCTTTAAGGAACCTCATGGCAAACAGACCTGCAAAGTATAAGGATGCCAATATTATGTCACCTGGGTCAAGTTTGCCATCTCTTCATGTTAGGAAGCAAAAGGCCCTAGAAGCAGAGTTAGATGCTCAGCATTTATCAGAAACCTTTGACAATATTGACAACTTAAGTCCCAAGGCATCTCATCGTAGCAAGCAGAGACACAAGCCAAATCTTTATGGTGACTATGTTTTTGACACCAATCGACATGATGATAATAGGGCAGACAATTTTAATACTGGGAACATGACTGTTCTTTCACCATATTTAAATACTACAGTATTGCCGAGCTCTTCTTCATCGAGGGGAAGTTTAGACAGTTCTCGTTCTGAAAAAGACAGAAGTTTAGAGAGAGAGCGAGGTATTGGCCTCAGCACTTACCATTCAACAACAGAAAATCCAGGAACCTCTTCGAAACGAGGTTTGCAGATCTCTAGCACTGCAGCCCAGATTGCCAAAGTTATGGAAGAAGTATCAGCCATTCACACCTCCCAGGAAGACAGGAGTTCCGGCTCTACCACCGAATTCCATTGTGTGACGGATGAGAGGAATGCAGCACGGAGAAGCTCTGCTTCCCatacacattcaaacacatacaACTTCACTAAATCGGAAAATTCAAATAGGACATGCTCTATGCCTTATGCCAAAGTGGAGTATAAGAGATCTTCCAATGACAGTTTAAATAGTGTCAACAGTAGTGATGGCTACGGTAAAAGAGGTCAGATGAAGCCCTCCGTCGAGTCCTATTCTGAAGATGATGAAAGTAAGTTTTGCAGTTATGGTCAGTATCCAGCTGACCTAGCCCATAAGATACATAGTGCAAATCATATGGATGATAATGATGGAGAACTGGACACACCAATAAATTACAGTCTTAAATACTCAGATGAGCAGTTGAACTCTGGAAGGCAGAGTCCCTCACAGAATGAAAGATGGGCAAGACCGAAGCATGTAATAGAAGATGAGATAAAGCAGAACGAGCAAAGACAGCCCAGAAGCCAAAACTCCAGTTATCCTGTCTATCCTGAGAACACGGATGATAAACACCTCAAGTTCCAACCACATTTTGGACAACAGGAATGTGTTTCCCCATATAGGTCTAGGGGAACCAGTGGGTCAGAAACAAATCGAATGGGTTCTAGTCATGCAATTAATCAAAATGTAAACCAGTCTTTGTGTCAGGAAGATGACTATGAGGATGATAAGCCTACCAACTACAGTGAGCGTTATTCAGAGGAAGAACAacatgaagaagaggagagaccAACAAACTATAGTATAAAATATAACGAAGAAAAACATCATGTGGATCAGCCTATTGATTATAGTCTAAAATACGCCACTGacatctcttcctcccagaaaCCATCGTTTCCATTCTCAAAGAACTCATCAGCACAAAGCACCAAAACTGAACATCTCTCTCCAAGCAGCGAGAACACATCCACACCTTCATCTAATGCCAAAAGGCAGAATCAGCTACATCCAAGTTCAGCACAGAGAAATGGTCAGGCTCAAAAAGGGAACACTTGCAAAGTCCCCTCCATCAACCAAGAAACTATGCAGACTTACTGTGTAGAAGACACCCCCATTTGTTTCTCAAGGTGCAGTTCCTTATCATCTCTGTCATCAGCTGAAGATGAAATAGGATGTGATCCGACAACACAGCAGGCAGATTCTGCGAACACTCTGCAGATAGCAGAAATAAAGGAGGACGATGGAACTCCATCAGCTGAAGATCCTGCGAGCGAAGTTCCAGCAGTGTCCCAGAACGCCAGAACCAAACCTAGCCGACTCCAGGCTTCTGGCTTATCTTCAGAATCAGCCAGGCATAAGGCTGTTGAATTTTCTTCAGGGGCCAAGTCTCCCTCCAAAAGTGGTGCTCAGACGCCCAAAAGTCCCCCCGAACACTATGTCCAGGAGACCCCACTTGTGTTCAGCCGCTGCACTTCTGTCAGCTCACTTGACAGTTTTGAGAGTCGCTCCATTGCTAGCTCTGTTCAGAGTGAGCCTTGCAGTGGAATGGTGAGTGGCATTATCAGTCCCAGTGACCTTCCAGATAGCCCTGGCCAGACCATGCCACCAAGCAGAAGCaaaactcctcctcctcctccccagacaGTCCAGACCAAGAGAGAGGTGCCAAAAACGAAAGCACCTGCCGCGGAGAAGAGGGAGAGTGGCCCTAAGCAGACTGCTGTGAATGCTGCGGTCCAGAGGATCCAGGTCCTTCCAGATGCTGATACTTTGCTGCACTTTGCCACAGAAAGTACTCCAGATGGGTTTTCCTGTTCATCCAGCCTGAGCGCACTGAGCCTGGATGAGCCATTTATACAGAAGGACGTGGAATTAAGAATAATGCCCCCAGTTCAGGAAAATGACAATGGGAATGAAACCGAGCCAGAGCAGCCTGAAGAGTCCAATGAAAATCAGGAGAAAGAGGTAGAAAATCCTGATTCTGAAAAAGACCTATTAGATGATTCAGATGACGATGATATTGAAATATTAGAAGAGTGCATTATCTCAGCCATGCCAACAAAGTCATCACGCAAAGCCAAAAAGCTAGCCCAGACTGCTTCAAAATTACCTCCACCTGTGGCAAGGAAGCCAAGTCAGCTGCCTGTGTACAAACTTCTGCCATCACAAAACAGACTGCAGACACAAAAGCATGTTAGCTTCACACCAGGAGATGATATGCCCCGCGTGTACTGTGTAGAAGGGACACCTATAAACTTTTCCACGGCGACATCTCTAAGTGATCTGACAATAGAATCCCCTCCAAATGAGTTGGCTGCTGGTGACGGAATTAGAGCAGGTACACAGTCAGGCGAATTTGAAAAACGAGATACTATTCCTACAGAGGGCAGATGTTCAGATGAAGCTCAGAGGGGGAACATCTCATCTGTAATTAAGCCAGACCTGGATGACACTAAAGCAGAGGAAGGAGATATTCTTGCAGAATGTATCAATTCTGCTATGCCCAAAGGAAAAAGCCACAAGCCTTTCCGAGTGAAAAAGATAATGGACCAGGTCCAACAAGCATCAGTGACTTCATCTGGAACTAACAAAAATCAATTAGACACTAAGAAAAAGAAGCCGACTTCACCAGTAAAGCCCATGCCACAAAATACAGAATATAGAACACAAATGAGGAAGAATACAGACTCAAAAGTTAACGTAAATGCTGAAGAAACTTTCTCAGACAGCAAAGACTCAAAGAAACAGAGCTTGAAAAACACCCCCAAGGACTTCAGTGAGAAGCTGCCGAACAACGAAGACAGAGTCCGCGGAAGCTTTGCCTTTGATTCACCGCATCCTTACACCCCTATTGAAGGAACTCCTTACTGCTTTTCACGAAATGATTCTTTGAGCTCTCTAGATTTTGATGATGACGATGTTGACCTGTCCAGGGAAAAGGCTGAgttaagaaaggggaaagaaaataagGATTCAGAAGCCAAAGGTATCTGCCACACAGAACCAGCCTCAAGCCAACAGTCAGCTAGTAAGTCACAAGCTAATACAAAACATTCAGTAAACAGGGGACAGTCCAAACCAGGGCTTCAGAAACAACCCACTTTCCCCCAGGCCTCCAAAGACTTGCCAGATAGGGGGGCAGCAACGGATGAAAAATTGCAGAATTTTGCTATTGAAAATACTCCAGTTTGCTTTTCTCGAAATTCCTCTCTGAGTTCCCTTAGTGACATTGaccaagaaaacaacaataacaaagaaaacgAACCAATCAAAGAAGCTGAACCTACTAATGCACAGGGGGAACCAAGTAAGCCTCAGGCATCTGGGTATGCGCCCAAGTCATTTCATGTTGAGGATACCCCTGTCTGCTTCTCAAGAAACAGTTCTCTCAGCTCTCTGAGCATCGATTCTGAAGATGACCTGTTGCAGGAGTGCATCAGTTCTGCAATGCCGAAAAAGAAAAGACCTTCAAGACTCAAGGGTGATAGTGGAAAGCAGAGTCCCAGAAACATGGGAGGCATATTAGCTGAAGATCTGACCCTTGACTTGAAAGATATACAGAGGCCAGATTCAGAACACGGCTTATCTCCTGATTCAGAGAATTTTGACTGGAAAGCTATTCAAGAAGGTGCGAACTCCATAGTGAGTAGTTTGcaccaggctgctgctgctgcatgttTATCTCGACAGGCTTCGTCCGATTCAGATTCCATCCTCTCGCTCAAGTCAGGCATTTCCCTGGGCTCACCCTTTCATCTCACACCTGATCAAGAGGAAAAACCCTTCACAAGTAATAAAGGCCCACGAATTCTCAAACCGGGGGAGAAAAGCACATTAGAAGCAAAAAAGATAGAATCTGAGAATAAAGGAATCAAAGGTGGAAAAAAGGTTTATAAAAGTTTGATTACTGGAAAGATTCGATCTAATTCAGAAATTTCCAGCCAAATGAAACAGCCCCTCCCGACAAGCATGCCCTCGATCTCAAGAGGCAGGACCATGATTCACATCCCCGGGGTTCGGAACAGCTCCTCAAGTACAAGCCCTGTTTCTAAAAAGGGCCCACCCCTCAAGACTCCAGCCACCAAAAGCCCTGGCGAAGCTCCGGCAGCCACCACTTCTCCTAGAGGAACCAAGCCATCAGTAAAATCAGAGCTGAGCCCTATTACCAGGCAGACTTCCCAAATTAGTGGGTCAAATAAGGGGCCTTCAAGATCAGGATCTAGAGACTCCACTCCCTCAAGGCCTACACAGCAACCATTAAGTAGGCCACTGCAGTCTCCAGGGCGAAACTCGATCTCCCCTGGTAGAAATGGAATAAGCCCTCCTAACAAACTGTCTCAGCTGCCCAGAACATCGTCTCCGAGCACTGCTTCAACCAAGTCCTCAGGCTCGGGGAAAATGTCCTATACATCCCCCGGCAGACAGATGAGCCAACAAAACCTTACCAAACAAGCAGGCTTACCCAAGAATGCCAGTAGTATCCCAAGAAGCGAGTCCGCATCTAAAGGGCTGAACCAGATGAGCAACGGCAATGGGTCCAATAAGAAGGTAGAACTTTCTAGAATGTCTTCAACTAAGTCAAGTGGAAGTGAGTCAGATAGATCAGAAAGGCCTGCGCTAGTACGCCAGTCTACTTTCATCAAAGAAGCCCCAAGCCCGACCCTAAGGAGGAAACTGGAGGAATCTGCCTCATTTGAatccctttctccatcttctaGACCAGATTCTCCCACCAGGTCCCAGGCACAGACCCCAGTTTTAAGTCCCTCCCTTCCTGATATGTCTCTGAGCACACATCCGTCTGTTCAGGCTGGTGGATGGCGAAAGCTCCCGCCTAATCTCAGCCCCACTATTGAGTATAGTGATGGAAGACCAGGAAAGCGCCACGATATCACACGCTCCCATTCCGAAAGTCCTTCCAGACTGCCAATCAAccgggcaggaacctggaagcgaGAGCATAGCAAACACTCCTCATCCCTCCCTCGAGTGAGCACTTGGAGAAGAACTGGAAGCTCATCTTCTATTCTTTCCGCCTCATCAGAGTCCAGTGAAAAAGCAAAGAGTGAGGATGAAAAGCATGTGAACTCCGTGCCAGGACCCAGACAAGCGAAAGAGAACCAGGTACCCACAAAGGGCACATGGAGGAAAATCAAAGAAAGTGAAATATCTCCCACAAACATGGTTTCTCAGACCGCTTCCTCAGGTGCTGCCCATGGTGCTGAATCAAAGACTCTGATTTATCAGATGGCACCTGCTGTTTCTAAAACAGAGGACGTGTGGGTGAGAATTGAAGACTGTCCCATTAACAACCCTCGGTCTGGAAGGTCTCCCACAGGTAACACCCCTCCAGTGATTGACAGTGTTTCAGAAAAGGGAAATCCAAGCATTAAAGATGCAAAAGACAGCCAGGGAAAGCAGAGTGTGAGCAGCGGAAGTCCTGTGCTCACCGCGGGCCTAGAGAACCGCCTGAACTCCTTTATTCAGGTGGACGCCCCAGAGCAGAAGGGAACGGAGGCGAAGCCTGGACAGAGCAGCTCTGTGCCTGCAGCAGAGCCCAGTGAGACGTGTGTGGTCGAGCGCACCCCTTTCAGTTCAAGCAGCTCCAGCAAACACAGCTCACCTAGTGGGACTGTTGCTGCCCGAGTGTCGCCTTTTAATTACAACCCGAGCCCTCGGAAAAGCAGTGCAGATGGCACGTCAGCCCGGCCCTCGCAGATCCCAACGCCGGTGAGCAACAACACCAAGAAGCGGGATTCAAAGACTGACAGCACAGAATCCAGTGGAGCCCAAAGTCCTAAGCGCCATTCTGGGTCTTACCTCGTGACATCTGTTTAA